Genomic segment of Streptomyces roseifaciens:
ACCGTTGCCACGGGCCCGCATGGCGGGAAGGACGGCGCGGATGGTGCGCAGCGCGCCCCAGTAGTTGGTCTCCATCACCGCGCGCGCCTGCTCGAAGGACGCGGCCTCGACGGCGCTGGTGTAGTCGACGCCGGCGTTGTTCACGAGGACGTCGATAGCGCCGTGCCGTTCTTCGACCGTTCTCACGGCGGCGGTCACGGACGCGTCGTCGGTGACGTCGAGCGTCAGCACCTCGATGTCCAGCCCCTCGGCACGCGCGCGCTCGCGGAGCCCGTCCGCCTTGGCCGGATTCCGCATCGAGGCGTGGACGCGGTCCCCCTTGCGCGCGAAGGCCAGCGCCGTCTCCAGGCCGATGCCGCTGCTGCAACCGGTGATGAGGACTGCCGCCACGGCCGATCGCCTGCCTTCCGTTGATGACGCATCGATGACGCCGAGGTTCCGGATCCGTCGGCAGACTACGCGCCGCCCGGGGAAGGGCTGCAGCCCCTACACCCCCCTACCCCGGGAGCCGCAGGCCAGGGCGAGGGCGTGACCGAAGACACGTTCCTTCTTCAACGGGTCGCCTGGAAACGCCGCCCCGGATTCCGATAGACCGGCTTCCGGAATCTCCAACTGTCCTCGTGCCGAGGTGAGTTGGATCGCTCGAAGCTCGGCGCGCGGTAGCGCGCCACTCGACCGTACGGGAGAGTCATAGAGACATGAGGCGATTGATCCGCTCCTTGGCGAAGCAGCGCGCGAAGCCGCCGGCGCACCCCGCGAGAATGCCGCGCCCCGCGAGAAAGCCGCGCCGCCGGCCGTTCGCCGGCCTCACCGCCCTGGTGACGGTCGTCGCGTCGGCAGCGATCGCGGTCCTGCCGACAGCACCCGCGCAGGCCTCGCCGCTCCGCAGCACCCCGCTCATCACGTACAACATGCTCGGTGCCACCAGTGGCCAGGACAGCAAGTGGACGACCACGATCGGCAATTACATCCAGGCCGCCGAGATCGTGACCCTGCAGGAGGCAGGTCCGACGCCGCCCGGCAGGTTCCAGAGCACCACCCCCGTTGCGGGACTGCCGCAGGTCGGCCGGGCGGGATACATCCAGCACCACCGCTGGACGTACAGGTCCGCGGACTACGAGGTCTACTTCCTGCAGACCGACCGCATGGGCGGGCGCTACGAGGGCGGCCGCAACAACGTCGCCGTCGTCACGCAGCGCACACCGGAGGAGGTGACCGCCGTGCCCAGCCCGATCGCCGACGGGCGGGCCGCCCTCGGGGTGCGGTTCGGCGACGACTGGTACTTCACCTTCCATGCCCGGCCCACCAGCAGGAACAACCCGACCAACGAGTCGGACGTGATGCTCGCCCGCATCGCGGCCTTCGTGAACCAGACGCCCGGCCGGTCGTGGACCGTCGGGGCCGACTTCAACAACGAGCCGGGCAACTTCGCCCTGCCGCCCGGCGCCCACGCCTACGCCACCGGTCTGCCCACCCACGAGGGCCGCCGCGAGCTGGACTACGTGGTGGCGTCCGTCAATATCCCGGACCACCCGAGACGGCGGCTCAACGGCGCCTCTGCGGACCACTGGGCCGTCGCCGTCGCCGTCGGCGGCATGCGCGCGGGCGGCGAGCCGCAGCCCCTGTTCACCAGCCCCCGCCACATCGAGAACATGGAGAGCGGCGGGACGCTGGAGGCCCTGGGCGGGGGCGCGCTCAACGGCATGCCCGCCCTCACCAACCAGCGCAACGGAGGGTTCGCCCAGCGCTGGGACCTCGAATTCAACGGGACCGAAGCCGTCCGCATCCGGCTCCCCAAGGGCAGGTGCCTCAGCAGCCTGCAGGACCGCCGGGACCACGGCAAGCCCCTTATGTTCGACTGCGGAACGAGCAGCATCCAACGCTGGCGGCTGCTGTCGTTCGGCAACGAGCAGTACCAGATCCGCAACATCGCGCTCGGGCTCTGCCTGGACGCGGGCACGGCGACCGGCCCGCGTGACCTCTACGGCCTCGAGCTGAACCCCTGCAAGGCGAAGGACAGCCAGCACTGGTTCCTCGGTCCCCCCGCCGACTCCGACCCCAGGGCCAACTTCTTCGCAGGCGACCTGTCCATCGCCCACCCCGGCCCCTTCGGGCTGGAGAACGTCCGCACCGGCCGGATGCTGGCCGGCGAACCCCGCGGGCTCAGCGGCACCCGCGTACGCGCCCACCCGCACCGCACCGAGCCCACGCCCAACGAGGAGAAGTGGATCCCCGAATGGGTCGGCGCCGAGCGGCTGCGCATGCGCGACGCGGCGACCGGCCTCTGCATCGAGACGGACGCGAACGTCCCGAACAGCGGGATCCTCGGCCTCGACCTGCGGGCCTGCAACGGCTCCCGCGCCCAGACCTGGCACGTGGAGCCGGCCGCCGAGAACACCTTCCGGCTCCGCAGCGAACAGCGCGTCCTCGGCACCGAGCCTTGCCTGGACCTGGACCAGCTGGCCGCCAACACCGGCTCGGACATCGTCAACGTCAATCAGTGCGAACGCGGCCGCGCCTCCCAGCGCTGGTTCTTCGCCCCCTTCGACGCCTCCGCCGGACCCGACGAGACGGGGGAGTGACGCGCGGGGCCCCTCACCGATGCCCGGCGGCCGGCGAGGCCGCCGGGCATCAGCCTTGTTCCCCGTCCTCCGCGTCCCTGGTGACTTCCTCCACCACGATGTCGATGATCCTGTCCCGCTCCTCCGGACCGGTCCCGCCGTCCGCCGGCAGTTCGATCCGTACGCGGCGGGCGATCACCGACCGGGACGGCGACGGCGTCCTCGTACGCAGGTCCTGGTAGACGCTCCAGGACAGGGAGGCCACGCTGACGATCAGCGAGCCGAGCGCGACCGGATCGACGTCGAGGTACTGCTCCGCGCGGGCATCTGCACCGGCGCCCCGCGCGTGCAGCGCCGCCTCGACCTGGGCCTCCAGTTGCGTGCCGTGCGTGGCCGCCATCCGCCGTGCCGCCGCCCGCGCACCCCGGTCGGCGGGGTTGTCCGTCGCTGCCGTCTGCTCGCTCATCGTCTCTCCTCGGAGCCGTGTGTCTCGACCCACCGACGTACGTCAGCGGGCAGTGGGGTGCCGGTGACACGCACCCAGCACTGTTCCAGCGCCGCCATGCCCAGCCGTCCGGTCAGGCGCGCCAGGTCGCGGGGGCGCGAGCCTGCCGACGGGTGCGGGAAGCGGTCGAAGAGGGTCGCGGACCGGACCGCCCACTCCAGGGCCTCGCCGGTCCTGCCGCGGGACGCGGCCAGCCCGCTCATCTCGTGGTAGGTGAGCGAGATGGAGCGCTTGTCGCCCAGCGCCTCCTCGATGGTGAGACACCGCAGGTACCACTGCTCGGCCTCGTCCAGCCGTCCCTTCGCGTGCGCCACCCGGCCGAGGTCGCTGCAGGTGCCGGCCATGGCGGACCGGTCGCCCAGCTGCTCCTCGATGGCGAGGGCCTCGCGGTACCACTGCCCGGCTTCGTCCAGCAGGGCTCCGCCCATCGCCAGCAGGCCGAGCTTGTGACACAGGTGGGCCTTGCGGCGCGGGTGTTCCGCCGCCGCGCTCTCCTTGGCGGCGCGGAGCCGGTGGTACCACTGCTCGGCCTCGTTCCCCCGGCCCCGCAGCACCGCGACGACGCCGAGGTCGCTGAACAGGTCCGTCATGGCGCGACGGTCACCTGCTTCCTCCGTGACGGCGAGGGCCCGGCGCAACCACCGCTCGGCCTCCTCCCACTGTTTCCGCTCCTGCGCCGCGAGGCCGAGTTTGCGGTACGCCTCGGCCTCGCCGGACCGGTCGCCCGAGCCCTTCCTGAGCGCGAGGGCCCGGCCGAACCACTGCTCGGCCTCGTCCAGCCGGTCCCGTACCTGAGCCAGCTTGCCCAGCTCGTCGTAGGCGGTCGCGAGCTGTTCCCGGGGCGGCTCGCGATGTGCCTTGAGCATCGTGAGGATCTCGGTGTGGACGGCCTCGGCGGCGTCGAACCGGGCCTGGATCTGCAGCATCCCCGCCTGCAGCCGTGCGACCAGCAGCCACAGCTCCCCGCCGGGGTGGCCGAGCAAGGGCGGGGTGCCGTCCGGCCCTTCGAGGGCCAGCCTGGCGCGGTCGCTCCACGCGAGGATCTCCTCGCTCAGCCCGCTGCGCTGCCAGTAGAGGTACAGGGGCTGGATGAGGTACTTGGCGTTGATCCACAACTGGCCGGCCAGGGAGTGCCCCAGCAGGTGCCCCAGCGTGCGCAGGTGCAGTCCGAGGGTGCGGTAGGCCCCCGAGGCGCCGTCGGCGTGCAGCTCCCGGCGCAGCCACTCCGCGAAGCCGGTGAACGCGAACAGCATCGCCTCCTCGGCGTCGGCGCGCTGCGCCGCGTAGGCCGCGGGGTCGTCGGCGCGCCACCGTTCGGTGAGGTAGGCGGGCAGCGCGGGGTGGGTGCGGTACATGCCCCGGCCCAGCCCGGTGAGCAGCCCGACCTGGGCCGCCCGGTCCAGCACCCTGTCCCACGCGCGGCTGTCGACGCCGCGGAAGCGCTGCGGAGTCCGCTCGTGGCGGGAGAAC
This window contains:
- a CDS encoding ricin-type beta-trefoil lectin domain protein encodes the protein MRRLIRSLAKQRAKPPAHPARMPRPARKPRRRPFAGLTALVTVVASAAIAVLPTAPAQASPLRSTPLITYNMLGATSGQDSKWTTTIGNYIQAAEIVTLQEAGPTPPGRFQSTTPVAGLPQVGRAGYIQHHRWTYRSADYEVYFLQTDRMGGRYEGGRNNVAVVTQRTPEEVTAVPSPIADGRAALGVRFGDDWYFTFHARPTSRNNPTNESDVMLARIAAFVNQTPGRSWTVGADFNNEPGNFALPPGAHAYATGLPTHEGRRELDYVVASVNIPDHPRRRLNGASADHWAVAVAVGGMRAGGEPQPLFTSPRHIENMESGGTLEALGGGALNGMPALTNQRNGGFAQRWDLEFNGTEAVRIRLPKGRCLSSLQDRRDHGKPLMFDCGTSSIQRWRLLSFGNEQYQIRNIALGLCLDAGTATGPRDLYGLELNPCKAKDSQHWFLGPPADSDPRANFFAGDLSIAHPGPFGLENVRTGRMLAGEPRGLSGTRVRAHPHRTEPTPNEEKWIPEWVGAERLRMRDAATGLCIETDANVPNSGILGLDLRACNGSRAQTWHVEPAAENTFRLRSEQRVLGTEPCLDLDQLAANTGSDIVNVNQCERGRASQRWFFAPFDASAGPDETGE